Genomic segment of Desulfovermiculus halophilus DSM 18834:
TTCTGGAGGCCGGACGCTGGGCACCCAGCGGGCTGAACAACCAGCCGTGGCGGTTCCTGGTTGTCAGGGCCGGCGATCCCAGGCAGGCTGCGCTGGCCCGGCACACCAAGTACGGCAGGATCATCACCGATGCCCAGGTCCTTGTCGTGGTTGTGGCTGATACAAAGGTCATGTACAGTGCAACCAAGGATCATCAGAGTGTGGGAGCCTGCATACAGAATATGCTTCTGGCCCTCCATGCCCAAGGGCTGGGCGGTGTCTGGCTGGGCGAGATTCTAAATCAGGAAGAGCAGGTGCTCCAGGAGCTTGACCTGTCTTCCGGACCCTATGAACTCATGGCAGTGGTGGCCCTGGGACATCCGGCCCAAGAGGGAGCCTCCCGGAGGAAACCGCTGAGCGAACTGCTTTTGGAGGATTTTGAATGATAGATGTGCATGCCTTCCCATTGGGACCGCTGCAAACCAATTGCTTTGTGGCAGTCAACGGATCCAAAGCCCTGGCCATCGATCCGGGGGGAGATCCAACGGATGTGGTCGGATTTTTAAGCTCCAGAGGCCTGAGCCTGGAGGCCATCGTCAATACCCACTTCCATTTCGACCATATCCTGGGCAACACCGCCCTGCAGGAAGCCACCAAGGCACCCATATACGGCCCCAAGGACGACGACTTCCTGCTCAAGGCTCAGGAAGGCGGCGGTGGAATGATGGGCTTTCCCAAGGTCCCGTCCTTTGAATATCAACCCCTGGAGCCCGGAGAGCACGAGTTCGTTGGAGACAGATGCGTGGTCATGCATACCCCCGGGCATACCCCGGGGAGCATGTCCCTGTATTTTGCAGACAGCAAGGTCTTGTTCGTCGGGGACCTCATTTTCCAGGGCTCCATCGGGCGGACCGATTTTCCCGGCGGAAGCCTGGAAACCCTGCTCCAAGGGGTGAGGGAAAAGGTGTTCACCCTTCCGGGGGAGACCGTCATCTATCCCGGACACGGCCCTCAGACCACGGTGGAGAGTGAAAAACAGTACAATCCCTTTTTCCGGGAGGGGGCATTTTTCTAAGCCGGGAGCGGATGCGGGATCAGCTGCGCAGTGTTTGGGGACGGGCGATGGAGACCAGGCGCTGTCTGAACTGCGCCAGACCCATCTTGAGAACTCAATGCGCCGACGGCCTGTGCCCGGAATGCGATCTGGAGCTGCAGCCCAGGCCAGGAGGGTTCTGCCCCAGGTGCGGCCGACTGTACGCCATGGAGGAGTCCGCTCCCTATCTGTGCGCCGGGTGCAGGCAGGCCGTTCCGGGCTGGGACGCGTTCGGCTTTTTAAAGCAGTATTCCGGTGCGTTGCGGGAGATGATCCTGGATTTTAAGTTTCATGCCCGCTTTGAACGGCGCAGGACCCTGCGCATTCTGCTCGGGCGGGCGTATGGCTTCCATTTTCAGGATGCGCCAAGCCCGGATTGTATCCTGCCCGTCCCTCTGCACCCGGTCCGGCTCAGGGAGCGGGGATTCAACCAGAGTTTGGAGCTGGCCCGGGGGTTGAGCCGGGGAGGGGTTGCTCCTCTGCGGCCCGATGCCCTGCTCAGGGTCCGCCAAACAAAGGCCCAAAGCGGACTTGAGCGCAAGGAGCGGGTGGCCAACCTCCGCGGGGCCTTTCGGGCCGATCCTGCCCAGGTCGGGGGACGGCATGTCCTTGTGGTGGACGATGTGAGCACCACCGGAACCACTCTGGCTGAGTGCGCACAGGCCTTGCGGCGGGCAGGAGCCGTGCGGGTGGACGGTCTTGTCCTGGCTGTGGCGGATGGATGAAGAAAACTCTTGACTTTTGCCCTGGATAGGGGATAAAAGGCGTATTTTACTTTTTGCGGAGGTGGCCTATGTATGCGATAGTGAATACAGGAGGCAAACAATACAAGGTCCAGGAAGGACAGACCATTGAGGTGGAAAAGCTTCCGGCCGATGTCGGCTCGGAGGTGGTCCTGGATCAGGTATTATTTGTCAATTCCGATCAGGGTGTGAAGGTAGGAAATCCCCTTGTCCAGGCCAAGGTGACCTGTGAGGTCTTAGACCAGGCTCGGGACCGAAAGGTGGTTATATTCAAGCACAAGAAACGCAAGGACTACCGGCGCAAGGCCGGGCACAGGCAGCCGTATACTGTGCTCAGGGTCAAGGCCATAGAAGTCTAGGACGGAGGAGAGTATGGCACACAAAAAAGCCGGAGGAAGTTCCCGCAACGGACGGGACAGTATAGGCCAAAGGCGCGGTGTGAAACGCTTCGGTGGAGAACAGGTCAGGGCCGGCAATATCCTGGTCCGCCAATTGGGGACCAAGATCCATCCCGGGGAAAATGTCGGGTTGGGCAAAGACTACACAATTTTTTCCAAGATCGACGGATACGTGCAGTTCGAGAAGTACACCCGCAAGCGGAAGCAGAAAACCAGGATCAATGTGGTCCCTGCGGAATAGATTGCCATCGGACCAAGAAGACGGAAAGGGCAGGAGGCAGGCAGTCTTCTGCCTTTTTTTTCGTTTTCTTAACACGGCAGCGACACTTTGATATGGCCTTGCCGGAGATTGGCCCGTGGCCACGATTTTGGCCGACGTATCCACGGCTCGTTCCGGGCGGTCGGCCCTCACTGCATTATGACCGCGTTTACCAGTCTGTTTGGGGGCTTTTGAATTTGTGAGGACCGACCGCTTATCCTCCACTTCGCCAGGAAACGTTACCGGCCGGAAATCGAAAAGCCACGGACCAATCCCCGGCTTCGACCAAGGACACTGTGAGTTCAGGAAAATGTCGCTGTAGAGTTAAGTGGGGAGCGGAATGCGTTTTATCGATGAAGCCGTGATCACCATTCGATCCGGCAAGGGCGGGAACGGCTGTGTGTCGTTCCGCAGGGAGAAGTACGTCCCCAAGGGAGGTCCGGACGGAGGAGACGGCGGACGGGGCGGAAACGTTTTGATCCGAGCTTCATCCACCAAGCTTACCTTGTACGATCTGCGCCTGAAGCGAATGTACGCCGCAGAAAACGGCCAGCCGGGACAGGGACGGGACAAATGCGGCCGGGCCGGACAGGATATGGTTATCGAGGTCCCTCCGGGCACGGTGGTCAAGCTGCTGGGGGAAAACGGCCGGGAAGAAACCCTCTGTGATCTGCTCAACCCGGGCGAGG
This window contains:
- the rpmA gene encoding 50S ribosomal protein L27 — its product is MAHKKAGGSSRNGRDSIGQRRGVKRFGGEQVRAGNILVRQLGTKIHPGENVGLGKDYTIFSKIDGYVQFEKYTRKRKQKTRINVVPAE
- the rplU gene encoding 50S ribosomal protein L21 — protein: MYAIVNTGGKQYKVQEGQTIEVEKLPADVGSEVVLDQVLFVNSDQGVKVGNPLVQAKVTCEVLDQARDRKVVIFKHKKRKDYRRKAGHRQPYTVLRVKAIEV
- a CDS encoding ComF family protein, producing the protein METRRCLNCARPILRTQCADGLCPECDLELQPRPGGFCPRCGRLYAMEESAPYLCAGCRQAVPGWDAFGFLKQYSGALREMILDFKFHARFERRRTLRILLGRAYGFHFQDAPSPDCILPVPLHPVRLRERGFNQSLELARGLSRGGVAPLRPDALLRVRQTKAQSGLERKERVANLRGAFRADPAQVGGRHVLVVDDVSTTGTTLAECAQALRRAGAVRVDGLVLAVADG
- a CDS encoding nitroreductase family protein produces the protein MENNPVLQAISERRSIRRFTPAPVSGDQIRSILEAGRWAPSGLNNQPWRFLVVRAGDPRQAALARHTKYGRIITDAQVLVVVVADTKVMYSATKDHQSVGACIQNMLLALHAQGLGGVWLGEILNQEEQVLQELDLSSGPYELMAVVALGHPAQEGASRRKPLSELLLEDFE
- a CDS encoding MBL fold metallo-hydrolase is translated as MIDVHAFPLGPLQTNCFVAVNGSKALAIDPGGDPTDVVGFLSSRGLSLEAIVNTHFHFDHILGNTALQEATKAPIYGPKDDDFLLKAQEGGGGMMGFPKVPSFEYQPLEPGEHEFVGDRCVVMHTPGHTPGSMSLYFADSKVLFVGDLIFQGSIGRTDFPGGSLETLLQGVREKVFTLPGETVIYPGHGPQTTVESEKQYNPFFREGAFF